One Clostridium estertheticum DNA segment encodes these proteins:
- a CDS encoding tRNA-uridine aminocarboxypropyltransferase, with amino-acid sequence MSSNYSVKQITSLYGSCNKCGLPNINCLCDKAPKIKTNAMIWILSTEKEFYRPSNTARLLELVNPDSTEIFLWERTKIPEKLIANLNNEIYEPFLLFPIETYETASRKVEYKNTGKIPAFIIIDGTWKEARKIFRRSPYLEKLPILSLEPAFKSNYDLRRGVVDGNLCTIEVAMEVLKINGEIEYSQVVNEFFNLFLKSYKAGLSGHEVK; translated from the coding sequence ATGAGTTCAAATTACAGTGTAAAACAAATAACAAGCCTATATGGAAGTTGTAATAAATGTGGTTTACCAAATATAAATTGTCTATGTGATAAGGCACCTAAAATAAAAACTAATGCAATGATTTGGATTCTTTCTACGGAAAAAGAATTTTACAGGCCTTCTAATACTGCAAGACTACTCGAACTAGTTAATCCAGATTCCACAGAAATTTTCCTTTGGGAAAGAACGAAAATACCTGAAAAGTTAATAGCAAATTTAAATAATGAAATATATGAGCCCTTCTTGCTTTTTCCTATAGAAACTTATGAAACAGCCAGCCGTAAGGTTGAATATAAGAATACAGGAAAAATCCCTGCATTTATTATAATAGATGGTACCTGGAAAGAGGCACGAAAAATATTTAGAAGAAGCCCCTACCTAGAAAAACTGCCAATCCTTTCCTTAGAGCCAGCTTTTAAGTCTAATTATGATTTAAGAAGAGGTGTGGTTGATGGTAATTTATGCACAATAGAAGTTGCAATGGAAGTATTAAAAATAAATGGCGAGATTGAATACTCACAAGTAGTAAACGAGTTTTTCAATCTATTTCTAAAGAGCTATAAGGCGGGATTAAGTGGCCACGAGGTAAAGTAA
- a CDS encoding radical SAM/SPASM domain-containing protein, giving the protein MKRFKKFYIEITNVCNLCCSFCPQTLRAPEFMTLETFSKILDGIKPHTDYIYFHVKGEPLLHPKLDEFLDLSYEKGLKVNITTNGTLINKVQDKIILKPALRQINFSLHSFDGNEGSTCKDEYVNNIISFVKESIATTDTLFSLRLWNLDLDNTTNLEAKKNRDLLSVIENAFNLPYKIEEEIHPGRGIKICDSVYLNQDHEFQWPDLKLEEDNSPGFCYGLRNQVAILVDGTVVPCCLDGEGVINLGNIHETPFSEIVESKRANDIFNGFSRREAVEELCRKCGYRKKFNDTSE; this is encoded by the coding sequence ATGAAAAGATTCAAGAAATTTTATATAGAAATTACAAATGTGTGTAATCTTTGTTGCAGTTTTTGTCCGCAAACACTTAGGGCTCCTGAATTTATGACCCTAGAAACCTTTAGCAAAATATTAGATGGAATAAAACCTCATACGGATTATATATATTTTCATGTTAAAGGAGAACCACTTTTGCATCCCAAATTAGATGAATTTTTGGATTTAAGTTATGAAAAAGGTCTTAAGGTTAATATAACCACCAATGGGACTCTAATAAATAAAGTTCAGGACAAAATAATCCTAAAGCCCGCGTTAAGACAGATTAATTTTTCTTTGCACAGCTTTGACGGCAATGAGGGTTCAACCTGTAAGGATGAATATGTTAATAATATTATCTCCTTTGTGAAAGAATCTATAGCCACGACGGATACTTTATTTTCTCTAAGGTTATGGAACCTTGATTTGGATAATACAACTAACCTTGAGGCTAAGAAAAATCGCGACTTGCTTTCTGTAATCGAAAATGCCTTCAATCTACCTTATAAAATTGAAGAAGAAATACATCCTGGTCGTGGTATCAAAATTTGTGATAGTGTATATTTAAATCAAGACCATGAATTTCAGTGGCCAGATTTAAAGCTAGAAGAAGATAATAGCCCTGGTTTTTGTTATGGTCTTAGAAACCAAGTAGCTATATTAGTAGATGGCACAGTAGTACCCTGCTGCCTTGATGGAGAAGGTGTGATTAACCTAGGCAATATTCATGAAACTCCTTTTTCTGAAATAGTTGAAAGCAAAAGGGCAAACGACATTTTCAATGGCTTTTCTAGGAGAGAAGCGGTTGAAGAGCTATGCAGAAAGTGCGGCTACAGAAAAAAATTTAACGATACATCGGAGTAG
- a CDS encoding DUF4097 family beta strand repeat-containing protein, giving the protein MSNFNVKKIIQITLLIVVISIGFAFIVAKIQGRNLLTTAKEATVSMGSGSIDETKEFIIVPISKVMVDTVSSDVNIILSKEDKIVVHFHGTASEMSRAPKLETSLNGDILNISIKYPNKIMSIINFSLNTKLDLYIPEKYKKSMDIETVSGEIKIDKLEGDNFKANTISGDVSINSIVANITDFSSVSGTVDIKALSAKTNGFETTSGDIKIEAITGDIKANSVSGSIKASYSEFNNEVAAETVSGDVELILPQASEFKVDFSSTSGELDNTFPLVVIGKVEKRNIKGTVGNGQKTIRIETISGDAAISKK; this is encoded by the coding sequence ATGAGTAATTTTAATGTTAAGAAAATAATTCAAATAACACTACTGATAGTAGTAATTTCAATAGGGTTTGCTTTTATAGTTGCAAAAATCCAGGGAAGAAACTTATTAACAACAGCCAAGGAGGCCACCGTATCAATGGGAAGTGGAAGTATTGACGAAACCAAGGAATTTATTATAGTACCTATAAGCAAGGTTATGGTGGATACAGTAAGCTCAGATGTTAATATAATATTATCAAAAGAGGATAAAATAGTGGTGCATTTTCATGGTACAGCTTCTGAGATGAGTAGGGCACCTAAATTAGAAACAAGTTTAAATGGAGATATATTAAATATATCAATAAAATATCCAAATAAAATTATGTCTATAATTAATTTTAGTTTAAACACAAAACTAGATTTATATATTCCAGAAAAATATAAAAAATCTATGGATATAGAAACCGTATCCGGGGAAATAAAAATTGATAAGCTTGAGGGGGATAACTTTAAGGCAAACACAATTTCAGGAGATGTAAGCATAAATTCCATTGTAGCCAATATAACGGATTTCAGCAGCGTTTCAGGTACCGTTGATATAAAAGCACTATCAGCTAAAACAAACGGATTTGAGACAACTTCAGGTGATATAAAAATTGAAGCTATTACTGGAGATATTAAAGCAAATTCAGTTTCAGGAAGCATTAAAGCATCATATAGTGAATTTAATAATGAGGTAGCAGCGGAAACAGTTTCAGGAGATGTGGAGTTAATTCTTCCACAAGCGTCCGAATTTAAGGTTGATTTCAGTAGTACATCTGGAGAATTAGATAATACTTTCCCGCTAGTAGTAATTGGCAAAGTAGAAAAGCGAAATATCAAAGGAACTGTTGGAAATGGGCAGAAAACTATTAGAATAGAAACTATTTCCGGAGATGCGGCTATAAGTAAAAAATAA
- a CDS encoding TetR/AcrR family transcriptional regulator → MNKTKRDIFQSAVKVFSTNGYDGATMEEISTSAGVAKGTVYYHFKSKDEVFKYIITEGVSLLRQQIQNIIKGPGDYSYKLRQLSRDQLKLVYENRDLFKVIMSQAWGGKIRHSELRELLKSYMEDIEKFLIKAMEDGTIKKGDASFLTYTYFGTLASVAVYNVIKNDSMKLDENTDSFIEHLLNGIK, encoded by the coding sequence ATGAATAAAACAAAAAGAGATATATTTCAGTCTGCAGTTAAGGTTTTTTCAACTAATGGCTATGATGGAGCTACTATGGAGGAAATTTCAACAAGTGCTGGAGTAGCTAAAGGAACAGTTTATTATCACTTTAAAAGTAAGGATGAGGTTTTTAAATACATAATTACTGAGGGGGTAAGCCTGCTAAGGCAGCAAATACAAAACATTATTAAAGGACCGGGGGATTATTCCTATAAATTAAGACAACTAAGCAGAGATCAGTTAAAATTAGTATATGAAAATAGGGATTTATTTAAGGTTATAATGAGTCAAGCATGGGGTGGAAAGATAAGACATTCTGAACTCAGAGAATTGTTAAAGTCATATATGGAAGATATAGAGAAATTTTTAATCAAGGCTATGGAAGATGGTACTATAAAAAAAGGCGACGCTTCTTTTTTAACATATACGTATTTTGGAACCCTAGCATCGGTAGCTGTTTATAATGTTATAAAAAATGATAGTATGAAATTAGATGAAAATACAGATAGCTTCATAGAGCACCTGTTAAATGGAATAAAATAG
- a CDS encoding undecaprenyl diphosphate synthase family protein — protein MRIPNHIGVIPDGNRRWSVDNGLSKDKGYTFGLDPGLSLYKLCKDLGVKEITYYGFTTDNTKRPPLQREAFVKACVDAVELLSTQDADLLVVGNSDSPMFPKELLPYTSRRTFGKGGIKLNFLVNYGWEWDLSNLDKNKSSKRSNIFNCIKTSDISRVDLIIRWGGRRRLSGFLPLQSIYSDFYVIDDFWPDFKPEHLSTALAWYNQQDVTLGG, from the coding sequence ATGAGAATACCAAATCATATCGGAGTAATTCCCGATGGAAATAGAAGATGGTCTGTAGATAATGGTCTATCAAAAGATAAAGGATATACCTTTGGACTAGATCCTGGTTTATCACTGTATAAACTTTGCAAAGATTTGGGTGTAAAAGAAATAACCTATTATGGTTTTACTACTGATAATACAAAAAGACCACCCTTGCAGAGAGAGGCTTTTGTTAAAGCCTGCGTTGATGCAGTCGAGCTTTTAAGCACACAGGATGCTGATTTGTTAGTAGTAGGAAATAGTGACTCACCTATGTTTCCTAAAGAACTGCTTCCTTATACCTCGCGTAGAACTTTTGGTAAGGGCGGTATAAAGCTAAACTTTCTCGTAAACTATGGATGGGAATGGGATCTAAGTAATCTTGATAAAAATAAAAGTAGCAAAAGAAGTAATATATTTAATTGCATAAAAACTAGTGATATTTCTAGAGTAGATTTAATTATTCGTTGGGGTGGGAGAAGGCGTCTTAGTGGGTTTTTGCCGCTACAATCCATCTACTCCGACTTTTATGTTATAGATGACTTTTGGCCAGATTTCAAGCCCGAACATTTATCAACAGCTTTAGCTTGGTATAATCAGCAAGATGTAACTCTTGGTGGTTAA
- a CDS encoding ATP-binding protein: MGFKDEAIFIEYEQLPIPIISFNKHIKVNYLNSEAKDILKKINISEYSYDNNENKYSIPIWLNIKTQEFNKSEDKRQNLIKKIEAKETLYFLQLIFKKILDTDNNCNEIKLIINDVTVHIQAMEEMQKKSQEMRNLFEEQLVKLEKINSLSILAAGIAHDFNNILAIILGNIYIIKRYLNISTNKVYNKINNKFSQIEKLTLQAQDLNQQLISFSKDGVPIKKNIYIKKLIRKTATMVLSGSNNMCNFSIAQDLWPVKVDEGQIRQVINNLLINAKQAMQNGGTIEVSANNVYVDEGNKNNIKQGKYVMIRIKDKGKGIPKENIEKIFEPYFTTKDDGTGLGLAASYSIITKHNGYIYAESEIGVGTSFYIYLMASEEEVIIDKVKYEKVIQGTGKVLVMDDDKNIREINRLMLMELGYAVEMAKNGEEAIKAYKNSIIQNNTFDAVIIDLTIRGGMGGKETIVKLLELDKNVNAIVVSGYSSNSVMDNCTDYGFKECIRKPYTIEQLANAIYRVINKTK; encoded by the coding sequence ATGGGTTTTAAGGATGAGGCTATATTTATTGAGTATGAGCAATTACCTATTCCAATAATATCTTTTAATAAACATATTAAAGTTAATTATTTAAATAGTGAAGCAAAAGATATACTAAAAAAGATAAACATATCTGAGTATAGTTATGATAATAATGAAAATAAATATTCTATACCTATATGGCTTAATATAAAAACCCAAGAGTTTAATAAAAGTGAGGACAAGCGTCAAAATCTCATAAAAAAAATTGAAGCAAAAGAAACACTATACTTTTTACAATTAATTTTTAAAAAGATACTTGATACAGATAATAATTGTAATGAAATAAAATTAATTATTAATGATGTAACCGTACACATACAAGCAATGGAAGAAATGCAGAAAAAATCACAAGAAATGAGAAATTTATTTGAAGAGCAATTAGTAAAATTAGAAAAAATAAATTCACTAAGTATTCTTGCAGCAGGAATTGCTCATGATTTCAATAATATATTAGCTATAATTTTAGGAAACATATACATTATCAAGAGATATCTAAATATAAGCACTAATAAAGTATATAATAAAATTAACAACAAATTTTCTCAAATTGAAAAATTAACCTTGCAGGCGCAGGATCTTAACCAACAATTAATAAGCTTTTCAAAAGATGGGGTACCTATCAAAAAAAATATATACATAAAAAAGCTAATTAGGAAAACCGCTACTATGGTATTAAGCGGTTCCAATAACATGTGCAATTTTTCAATAGCACAGGATTTATGGCCTGTGAAAGTAGATGAAGGTCAAATTCGTCAAGTTATTAATAATCTATTAATAAATGCTAAGCAAGCCATGCAAAATGGAGGCACTATTGAAGTAAGTGCTAATAATGTATATGTAGATGAAGGCAATAAAAACAATATAAAGCAAGGTAAATATGTAATGATCCGGATAAAAGATAAAGGAAAGGGAATTCCTAAAGAAAATATAGAAAAAATATTTGAACCTTACTTTACTACAAAGGATGATGGGACAGGTCTTGGGCTTGCAGCTAGTTATTCGATAATTACTAAGCACAATGGTTATATATATGCAGAATCTGAGATAGGAGTTGGTACAAGTTTTTATATTTATTTGATGGCTTCTGAAGAAGAAGTGATTATAGATAAGGTTAAGTATGAAAAAGTGATACAAGGTACAGGTAAAGTTCTAGTAATGGATGATGATAAAAATATAAGAGAAATTAACAGACTTATGCTTATGGAACTAGGATATGCAGTGGAAATGGCAAAGAATGGGGAAGAGGCCATTAAAGCCTATAAAAATTCAATTATACAAAACAATACTTTTGATGCAGTGATAATCGACTTAACCATACGCGGAGGCATGGGGGGAAAGGAAACAATTGTGAAGCTTTTAGAACTTGATAAAAATGTAAATGCAATAGTAGTAAGTGGATATAGTAGTAATTCAGTTATGGATAATTGTACGGATTATGGATTTAAAGAGTGTATAAGAAAACCTTATACCATAGAACAGCTAGCTAATGCGATTTACAGAGTTATAAATAAAACAAAATAA
- a CDS encoding M23 family metallopeptidase has translation MKIIKRNEMNIGVILITLVLTATIMYFNVYRFNGYKVSIGKSTITYVKSKREFNKTYKQLQNEIKSKYRNVIVKEDFTIDTAKVDDVAMFISGDNLKNIMLRKFNIVVDGLVMKSDDRKIAYVVSENQGSEILNCVKDYYSKQVKVNSIIKTEIINKISYGAVRVKTGDLYENSGIVSELIKYNTRSKMPFITVKIVGNISKQEAIYPTTIIKPSNTLLNGVKKTQREGKEGIKKVTSEVVFLNNKTISEKIVASEIITPVQNKEIYVGTINPVILGLSNMNSPSRGSISSNFGMRWGKMHKGIDIAANFGTAINVVLAGTVTYAAWEDGYGNVIKVDHGGGIETTYAHCSVINVKKGEVVKLGEKIGEVGSTGNSTGPHLHFEVRENGEPINPQKYIK, from the coding sequence TTGAAGATTATAAAACGAAACGAAATGAATATAGGTGTGATACTCATAACACTTGTACTTACAGCTACTATTATGTATTTTAATGTTTATAGGTTTAATGGTTATAAGGTTTCTATAGGGAAAAGTACTATAACTTATGTAAAAAGTAAGAGGGAGTTTAATAAAACATATAAACAATTACAAAATGAAATTAAGTCTAAATATAGAAATGTAATTGTAAAAGAAGATTTCACTATAGATACTGCAAAGGTTGATGATGTTGCTATGTTTATAAGTGGAGATAACCTTAAGAACATTATGTTAAGAAAATTCAATATAGTAGTGGATGGACTTGTAATGAAATCAGATGATAGAAAAATAGCATATGTGGTATCAGAAAATCAAGGAAGTGAAATTCTGAACTGCGTAAAAGATTATTATTCTAAGCAAGTGAAGGTAAATAGTATTATAAAAACAGAAATAATAAATAAAATCAGTTATGGAGCTGTTAGGGTTAAAACAGGGGATTTATATGAAAATTCCGGAATTGTGAGTGAATTAATAAAATATAACACTAGATCAAAAATGCCTTTTATAACTGTGAAGATAGTAGGGAATATAAGTAAACAAGAAGCCATATACCCTACTACAATTATAAAGCCTTCTAATACACTATTGAATGGTGTTAAAAAGACTCAGAGGGAAGGTAAAGAGGGAATTAAAAAAGTTACTTCTGAGGTAGTATTCCTTAATAATAAGACCATTTCTGAAAAGATTGTAGCGTCAGAAATTATAACACCAGTTCAAAATAAAGAAATATACGTTGGAACTATTAATCCCGTAATACTTGGACTTAGCAATATGAATAGCCCTTCAAGAGGGAGTATAAGTTCAAACTTTGGTATGCGTTGGGGAAAAATGCATAAAGGAATTGATATAGCAGCGAATTTTGGTACTGCAATAAATGTTGTATTAGCGGGCACAGTTACTTATGCAGCTTGGGAGGATGGTTATGGCAATGTAATAAAAGTCGATCATGGAGGAGGAATAGAGACTACCTATGCACATTGTAGTGTTATTAATGTTAAAAAGGGTGAAGTTGTAAAACTGGGAGAAAAAATAGGCGAAGTAGGAAGTACTGGTAATAGTACGGGACCTCATCTACATTTTGAGGTAAGAGAAAATGGAGAACCTATAAATCCTCAAAAATACATAAAGTAA
- a CDS encoding DnaD domain protein → MSTFMFKNENYKYTPVSNIFIDKFMPRARGEFVKVYLLGLKYCASGEIGATSSVIANTLGLLETDVVNAWNYWNDESLIKMTPIDNMGNFNIEFLDLLDVPDENIRNINLLEELTNSSIKGMLQDIEKLLAKPLSPKEMTMYLSWQKDYGFPPELILLLIQYCVSKGKVDYRYIETIAIAWHDANIRNIEDAQSYIKKHEDKWINIRKILNYLGIKAPEIMKPQEQILDKWVNVYKFSLEVIFKACDICFDRLSRADFKYIDGILNSWFKDGINSLEDIEKKDKKRLLSTKGNTAGGKPAKGSFNDYEQRAYDFDELEKKLLGWDKND, encoded by the coding sequence ATGAGCACTTTCATGTTTAAAAATGAAAATTATAAATATACTCCTGTGAGTAATATTTTTATAGATAAGTTTATGCCTAGAGCTAGGGGAGAATTCGTTAAAGTTTACCTTCTTGGGCTGAAATATTGTGCATCCGGTGAAATAGGTGCTACGTCTTCAGTTATAGCAAATACCCTTGGACTTCTAGAAACGGATGTTGTTAATGCTTGGAACTATTGGAATGATGAGAGTTTAATTAAAATGACACCTATTGATAATATGGGTAACTTTAACATTGAATTCTTAGATTTATTAGATGTTCCCGATGAAAATATCCGAAATATAAATTTACTAGAGGAATTAACTAATTCTTCTATAAAAGGTATGCTTCAAGATATTGAAAAGCTATTAGCGAAACCTCTTTCACCAAAAGAAATGACTATGTACCTAAGCTGGCAAAAAGATTATGGTTTTCCTCCAGAGCTCATACTTCTTTTAATTCAATATTGTGTATCAAAAGGCAAGGTTGACTATAGATATATTGAAACCATTGCAATCGCATGGCATGATGCCAATATTAGAAATATTGAAGATGCACAATCTTATATAAAAAAACATGAGGATAAATGGATAAATATTAGAAAAATATTAAATTACTTAGGAATAAAAGCTCCAGAAATAATGAAACCTCAAGAACAAATATTAGATAAATGGGTGAATGTTTATAAATTCTCCCTAGAGGTTATATTTAAAGCCTGCGATATCTGTTTTGATAGACTAAGCAGGGCTGATTTTAAATATATTGATGGGATTCTAAATAGTTGGTTTAAAGATGGTATAAACTCACTAGAGGACATTGAGAAAAAAGATAAAAAACGATTGCTTTCTACTAAAGGTAATACTGCTGGTGGAAAACCTGCCAAAGGAAGTTTTAATGATTATGAACAAAGAGCCTATGACTTTGATGAGCTAGAAAAAAAATTGCTAGGATGGGATAAGAATGATTAA
- a CDS encoding ATP-binding protein — protein sequence MIKGYQTKILALYDRIREEEESDFRKRKTHIEKTHPEIIELDQKIGKLCIELSISALKSIHNRDEYLRDLREKIVDLRVKKSELLVSNGFDMEYLNLHYRCNKCRDTGFIGNTKCTCFKQKVIDVYYTGSELRGLLKSHNFDNFKMDYYPSRKSEHASESPKKNMEKILSTSMNFLKNFYTSDENLLFYGGPGTGKTFLSHCITKELMDKGSFVVYRTAEELIKGLKEIRFNGDTALEELLINCDLLIIDDLGTEQISDFTKMEMFNLLNTKLLKQKKMLVSTNLTLENLLNTYSERITSRLLGNFTACKFFCEDIRIKKNLSKLK from the coding sequence ATGATTAAAGGGTACCAAACGAAAATATTAGCACTGTATGATAGAATAAGGGAGGAAGAAGAGAGTGACTTTAGAAAAAGAAAAACTCACATAGAAAAAACTCATCCTGAAATTATTGAATTAGATCAGAAAATAGGTAAGCTATGTATAGAATTATCCATTAGTGCTTTGAAAAGCATTCATAATAGGGATGAATATTTACGTGATCTAAGAGAAAAAATAGTGGATCTGAGAGTTAAAAAATCCGAACTATTAGTTTCTAATGGTTTTGATATGGAATACTTGAATTTACATTATAGATGTAATAAATGTAGGGATACTGGTTTTATTGGAAATACTAAATGTACCTGTTTTAAGCAAAAGGTTATAGATGTTTATTATACAGGTTCTGAACTTCGCGGCTTGTTAAAATCTCATAATTTCGATAATTTTAAAATGGACTACTATCCTTCTAGAAAAAGTGAACATGCATCAGAATCTCCAAAAAAGAACATGGAAAAGATTTTATCTACGTCTATGAACTTTCTAAAAAACTTCTATACCTCTGATGAAAATTTATTATTCTATGGGGGGCCTGGCACAGGGAAAACTTTTCTGTCTCACTGTATTACAAAGGAATTAATGGACAAAGGCTCCTTTGTAGTATATAGGACCGCTGAGGAACTTATAAAGGGCTTAAAAGAAATTCGATTTAATGGTGACACAGCTTTAGAGGAGCTACTAATAAATTGTGACTTACTTATTATAGATGATCTGGGTACCGAGCAAATTTCAGATTTTACTAAAATGGAAATGTTTAATTTGCTTAACACAAAGTTATTAAAACAAAAGAAAATGCTAGTGTCTACTAATTTAACCCTTGAAAATTTATTAAATACCTATTCAGAAAGAATAACCTCTAGATTACTTGGCAATTTTACTGCTTGCAAATTCTTTTGTGAGGATATAAGAATAAAGAAAAATTTGAGTAAACTAAAATAA
- a CDS encoding NAD(P)/FAD-dependent oxidoreductase, whose product MKHSLIIVGGGAAGLTSALIAKDFGIDVAIIEGTDRIGKKILTTGNGRCNISNENINTNRYHSENPYFFEHTLNSFNLVQTIDFFNRLGIPLVALDGGKMFPMSLQASSVIDILRFAIEEKHIPVYTNTKAKEITKNKNGFKISTMDSDTYECDKLIIATGGKSAPKTGSDGSGYTLAKQLGHSVTSLVPALVQLKLNYNRLKALSGVKFDGYAEIFINGECVQKEFGEILFTDYGISGPPILQLSRTVSYGLSKNTKVSLKIDMLPTITPENLKEFLESHWSLFGSRSILDSFIGIIHKKIIPIILKQVNIEDFHKPCSDLNLEEKNAIYALLKQWQFEVSGTNSFANAQVTAGGINTKEINPQTLESNIVPNLFFAGEILDVDGDCGGYNLQWAWSSGAIAGINASK is encoded by the coding sequence TTGAAACATTCTCTTATAATAGTTGGCGGAGGTGCCGCTGGTTTAACCTCTGCACTTATAGCAAAAGATTTTGGAATAGATGTAGCCATTATTGAAGGAACTGATCGAATAGGCAAAAAAATATTAACCACCGGTAACGGAAGATGTAATATTAGTAATGAAAACATAAATACCAATAGATACCATAGTGAAAATCCATATTTCTTTGAGCATACACTAAATTCTTTTAACCTAGTGCAAACTATAGATTTTTTTAACCGTTTAGGCATACCTTTAGTTGCTTTAGATGGTGGCAAAATGTTTCCTATGTCATTGCAAGCCTCATCAGTCATTGATATACTACGCTTTGCAATAGAAGAAAAACATATTCCTGTGTATACAAACACAAAAGCTAAAGAAATCACTAAAAATAAAAATGGTTTTAAAATTTCCACCATGGATAGTGACACATATGAGTGTGATAAGTTAATTATTGCTACAGGAGGTAAATCTGCCCCTAAGACAGGTTCTGACGGTTCTGGTTACACCCTGGCTAAACAATTAGGCCACAGTGTAACTTCGCTGGTACCGGCCCTTGTACAGCTTAAATTAAACTATAATAGGTTAAAGGCACTATCTGGAGTAAAATTCGACGGTTATGCAGAAATATTTATAAATGGTGAATGTGTCCAAAAGGAATTTGGAGAAATACTTTTCACTGATTATGGTATCTCTGGTCCTCCTATTCTTCAACTTAGCAGGACTGTTTCTTATGGTTTATCTAAAAATACTAAAGTTTCTTTAAAAATTGATATGTTACCAACTATTACTCCTGAAAATCTAAAAGAATTTTTAGAAAGTCATTGGTCACTATTTGGAAGTCGTAGTATTCTTGATTCATTTATTGGAATAATTCATAAAAAAATCATTCCAATAATTTTAAAACAAGTTAACATAGAAGATTTTCATAAACCTTGCTCTGATCTAAACTTAGAAGAAAAAAATGCTATATATGCACTGTTAAAGCAATGGCAATTTGAAGTTTCAGGCACCAATTCTTTTGCCAATGCTCAAGTCACTGCAGGAGGCATTAATACAAAAGAAATTAACCCACAAACTCTAGAATCAAATATTGTACCCAATCTATTTTTTGCTGGAGAAATATTAGATGTAGATGGAGATTGCGGTGGTTATAACCTCCAATGGGCCTGGAGTTCTGGTGCGATTGCAGGTATTAATGCTTCCAAATAG